One genomic segment of Amycolatopsis granulosa includes these proteins:
- a CDS encoding TIGR03086 family metal-binding protein, producing the protein MTPNSPAEQHAHDAARFTALVESASAADWARPAPVAGWTALDVVKHLIEWSRAFLGGAGIELPALDVEADPRAAWKQHVADIQAILDDPAGRVLSNPHTGDKPVDQAIDQFYTGDVWLHTWDLAKALGREPDLGQERCTAALAAMRPMEEILRGSGQFGPAVPVAEDASAQDKLIAFIGRDPGWQAGNPRP; encoded by the coding sequence ATGACGCCGAACAGTCCCGCCGAACAGCACGCACACGACGCGGCCCGGTTCACCGCGCTGGTCGAATCCGCCTCGGCCGCCGACTGGGCGCGGCCCGCCCCGGTTGCGGGGTGGACAGCGCTCGACGTCGTGAAGCACCTGATCGAGTGGTCCCGCGCATTCCTGGGCGGGGCCGGGATCGAACTGCCCGCGCTCGACGTCGAGGCCGACCCGCGCGCCGCGTGGAAGCAGCACGTCGCCGACATCCAGGCCATCCTCGACGACCCCGCCGGTCGCGTGCTCAGCAACCCGCACACCGGCGACAAACCCGTGGACCAGGCGATCGACCAGTTCTACACCGGCGACGTGTGGTTGCACACCTGGGACCTGGCCAAGGCGCTCGGCCGCGAACCGGACCTGGGCCAGGAGCGCTGCACCGCCGCGCTCGCCGCGATGCGGCCGATGGAGGAGATCCTGCGGGGCAGCGGGCAGTTCGGGCCGGCCGTGCCGGTCGCCGAGGACGCCTCCGCGCAGGACAAGCTGATCGCCTTCATCGGCCGCGACCCGGGCTGGCAAGCCGGAAACCCGCGCCCCTGA
- a CDS encoding SRPBCC family protein, which produces MITRQTETQIVAAEKVPTIEIIREFDAPREQVFRAHIDPELYAQWVGPRSLTTRITRWDARTGGAWAFANDRDGEEIAAFFGSFHEVRPHERIVWTFTYLGEPDGVALETVTFEALQDGRTRLRVLSVVKDFETRDGMLASGMETGITEGYEKLDELLAKDA; this is translated from the coding sequence ATGATCACCCGACAGACCGAGACCCAGATCGTGGCGGCCGAGAAGGTCCCCACCATCGAGATCATCCGCGAGTTCGACGCACCACGCGAGCAGGTGTTCCGCGCCCACATCGACCCCGAGCTCTACGCGCAGTGGGTCGGTCCGCGCTCCCTCACCACGCGGATCACCCGGTGGGATGCGCGCACCGGCGGCGCGTGGGCGTTCGCCAACGACCGCGACGGCGAGGAGATCGCCGCGTTCTTCGGCAGCTTCCACGAAGTGCGCCCGCACGAGCGGATCGTGTGGACGTTCACCTACCTCGGTGAGCCCGACGGGGTCGCGCTGGAGACGGTGACGTTCGAGGCGCTCCAGGACGGCCGTACCCGGCTGCGGGTGCTCAGCGTCGTGAAGGACTTCGAAACGCGCGACGGCATGCTGGCCAGCGGCATGGAGACCGGGATCACCGAAGGCTACGAGAAGCTCGACGAGCTGCTCGCGAAGGATGCGTGA
- a CDS encoding metalloregulator ArsR/SmtB family transcription factor, translating into MDENIEQLNRVFAALADPTRRDLVARLAAADATVGELAEPYAMSLQAISKHVKVLEEAGLVTRSKVAQRRPVHLDAEVLHLMTKWIERYRRTAEERYRRLDALLDHMTDDHRHTREDAS; encoded by the coding sequence GTGGACGAGAACATCGAGCAGCTGAACCGGGTGTTCGCGGCACTGGCCGATCCGACCCGGCGGGACCTGGTCGCCCGGCTGGCCGCCGCGGACGCGACCGTGGGCGAGCTCGCCGAGCCGTACGCGATGAGCCTCCAGGCGATCTCCAAACACGTGAAGGTGCTGGAGGAAGCCGGGCTGGTGACCCGCAGCAAGGTCGCGCAGCGGCGGCCCGTTCACCTGGATGCGGAGGTGCTCCACCTGATGACGAAGTGGATCGAGCGTTACCGGCGCACGGCCGAGGAACGCTACCGGCGCCTGGACGCCTTGCTGGACCACATGACCGACGACCATCGACACACCCGGGAAGACGCATCATGA
- a CDS encoding lysozyme has protein sequence MGRIATRVFVALVVLVLCAAPQASAEPAPVPGMDVSGHQGEVNWPAAWAAGARFAYVKATEGTGYRNPYFAQQYDGSYQVGMIRGAYHFARPDISGGPAQADFFVAHGGAWSADGRTLPPMLDIEYNPYGPVCYGLARDAMVEWIRSFSAQVHARTSRWPMLYTTTDWWRTCTGDSAAFGDTHPLFIARYASSPGALPSGWRYYSMWQYSDSGALPGDQDTFNGSMDQLIKLAGGDPARGTVDPAPAPPTTTTRPTTTVPPTTTMPTTTTMPTTPSTLPTTTTVPATTTVPPTTTTTAAPPHSAAASSSARADATTRTETTAATTSVSPAPPGSASDVPPPAGAQHPAEPISGLVWAGGHAGTPPVSLRDDHHAEELVARVDPGASPDSSLAPAESRALASTGTSPARGIVFGGALVLLGVILTVLARAVAPR, from the coding sequence GTGGGCCGGATCGCGACGCGGGTGTTCGTGGCGCTGGTCGTGCTGGTTCTGTGCGCCGCGCCGCAGGCGTCCGCCGAGCCCGCGCCGGTGCCGGGAATGGACGTGTCCGGTCACCAGGGCGAGGTGAACTGGCCGGCGGCCTGGGCCGCGGGTGCCCGCTTCGCCTACGTCAAGGCCACCGAGGGCACCGGGTACCGCAACCCCTACTTCGCCCAGCAGTACGACGGGTCCTACCAGGTGGGGATGATCCGCGGCGCCTACCACTTCGCGCGGCCGGACATCTCCGGCGGTCCCGCCCAGGCGGACTTCTTCGTGGCGCACGGCGGCGCCTGGTCCGCGGACGGCAGGACCCTGCCGCCGATGCTGGACATCGAGTACAACCCGTACGGCCCGGTCTGCTACGGGCTCGCCCGGGACGCGATGGTCGAGTGGATCCGGTCGTTCTCCGCGCAGGTGCACGCCCGCACCAGCCGGTGGCCGATGCTCTACACCACCACGGACTGGTGGCGGACCTGCACCGGTGACTCCGCGGCGTTCGGGGACACGCATCCGCTGTTCATCGCCCGCTACGCCAGCAGCCCCGGCGCGCTGCCCAGCGGCTGGCGGTACTACTCCATGTGGCAGTACTCGGATTCCGGTGCGCTGCCCGGCGACCAGGACACGTTCAACGGCTCGATGGACCAGCTGATCAAGCTGGCCGGCGGCGACCCGGCCCGCGGCACCGTGGACCCGGCACCCGCGCCGCCCACCACGACCACTCGGCCCACGACGACCGTGCCGCCCACCACGACCATGCCGACCACCACGACCATGCCGACCACGCCGAGCACTCTGCCCACCACCACCACCGTGCCGGCCACGACCACGGTGCCGCCCACCACGACGACCACCGCCGCGCCGCCGCACTCCGCCGCGGCGAGCAGCAGCGCGCGGGCCGACGCCACGACGCGGACGGAAACCACCGCCGCCACCACGTCGGTGTCCCCGGCCCCGCCGGGCAGCGCTTCGGACGTCCCACCGCCCGCCGGCGCGCAGCACCCGGCGGAACCGATCAGCGGGCTGGTCTGGGCGGGCGGGCACGCAGGGACCCCGCCGGTGTCCCTGCGGGACGACCACCACGCCGAGGAGCTCGTCGCCCGTGTCGACCCCGGTGCTTCGCCGGACAGCAGCCTGGCACCCGCGGAGTCCCGTGCGCTGGCGAGCACCGGCACGAGCCCCGCGCGGGGGATCGTCTTCGGCGGCGCGCTCGTCCTGCTCGGTGTGATCCTCACGGTCCTGGCCCGCGCCGTCGCGCCCCGCTGA
- a CDS encoding ArsR/SmtB family transcription factor produces MASRTATQLVHPARDELEFPTVMTALSDPVRLAIVARLATVEPEGELACTTFALPVSKSTQSGHFRTLREAGVIHQRDEGTRRLNRLRRDDLDARFPGLLDLVIPQGREIMDRWT; encoded by the coding sequence ATGGCGAGTCGCACCGCAACCCAGCTCGTGCACCCGGCGCGGGACGAGCTGGAGTTCCCCACCGTGATGACCGCGCTGAGCGATCCCGTCCGGCTGGCGATCGTCGCCCGGCTGGCCACCGTCGAGCCCGAGGGCGAACTGGCCTGCACGACCTTCGCGCTCCCGGTCAGCAAGTCCACGCAGAGCGGCCACTTCCGGACCCTGCGCGAGGCAGGCGTGATCCACCAGCGAGACGAAGGGACCAGGCGGCTCAACCGGCTCCGCCGCGACGATCTCGACGCCCGGTTCCCCGGCCTGCTCGACCTCGTCATCCCGCAGGGACGCGAAATCATGGATCGCTGGACATAA